In the Olleya sp. Hel_I_94 genome, one interval contains:
- the murF gene encoding UDP-N-acetylmuramoyl-tripeptide--D-alanyl-D-alanine ligase produces MKIDALHQLFLSCTSISTDTRKVKDTCMFFALSGENFNGNTFATEALNKGAKYAIIDDPKYKTSDNTILVKNSLKTLQELATYHRDYLGLKIIALTGSNGKTTTKELINAVISQKYNTTATIGNLNNNIGVPLTLLSMDKNTEIGIVEMGANHKKEIAFLCNIAKPDYGYITNFGKAHLEGFGGIEGVIEGKSEMYEYLISNNKQVFFNAEDPIQKDKLSTYNNKIGFNDSITNNYNYTLLDTNPFVSFKTEDKVINSNLIGTYNYTNLCAACTIGRHFKLTIHQIQNAIKNYVPTNNRSQIIDKDSNTIILDAYNANPSSMDVALNNFSIHKAKNKIAILGDMFELGISAAAEHQNIVNLLADLDINKVILIGENFYKTKLHHTNLEQYKSFEDFKNNYKTIKDSALLIKGSRGMALERVLELL; encoded by the coding sequence ATGAAAATAGACGCATTACACCAACTTTTTTTATCCTGTACATCCATAAGTACAGATACTAGAAAAGTAAAAGATACTTGTATGTTTTTCGCTTTAAGCGGAGAAAATTTTAATGGTAATACCTTTGCAACCGAAGCTTTAAATAAAGGCGCCAAATACGCTATTATAGACGACCCTAAGTATAAGACATCAGATAATACTATTTTAGTAAAAAATAGTCTAAAGACACTGCAAGAGTTAGCCACATACCATAGGGACTACCTAGGTTTAAAAATCATTGCCTTAACGGGAAGTAACGGAAAAACAACAACCAAAGAGCTTATTAATGCTGTAATATCTCAAAAATATAATACTACAGCAACCATAGGTAACTTGAATAATAACATTGGTGTACCTTTAACATTACTATCTATGGATAAAAATACTGAAATTGGTATTGTTGAAATGGGAGCAAATCATAAAAAAGAAATTGCTTTTTTATGTAACATAGCTAAACCTGATTATGGATACATTACTAATTTTGGTAAAGCCCACTTAGAAGGCTTTGGAGGAATTGAAGGCGTTATTGAAGGTAAAAGTGAAATGTATGAGTACTTGATAAGCAATAATAAACAAGTATTTTTTAACGCTGAGGATCCTATTCAAAAAGATAAACTGAGTACTTATAATAATAAGATAGGTTTCAACGATAGTATAACAAACAATTACAATTACACCTTATTAGACACCAATCCATTTGTTTCGTTTAAAACAGAAGACAAGGTTATCAACTCTAATTTAATAGGCACATACAATTACACCAATTTATGTGCAGCTTGCACAATTGGTAGACATTTTAAATTGACAATACATCAAATACAAAATGCAATTAAAAACTATGTACCAACAAATAATAGGTCTCAAATAATTGACAAAGATAGTAACACCATTATTCTAGATGCCTATAATGCTAATCCATCTAGTATGGACGTGGCATTAAATAACTTTAGCATCCATAAGGCTAAAAACAAAATAGCAATATTAGGAGACATGTTTGAATTAGGGATTTCTGCTGCTGCAGAACATCAAAATATAGTAAACCTATTAGCTGATTTAGATATTAATAAAGTAATTTTAATTGGTGAAAATTTTTACAAAACTAAATTACACCATACCAATTTAGAACAATATAAATCCTTTGAAGATTTTAAAAACAATTACAAAACAATTAAAGACAGTGCGTTATTAATAAAAGGCTCTAGAGGAATGGCTTTGGAACGCGTATTAGAATTATTATAA